The following proteins are co-located in the Marispirochaeta aestuarii genome:
- a CDS encoding tripartite tricarboxylate transporter permease — METLNFLFQGLGIAIQPLNILWVTIGGILGTVIGMLPGLGPATGVAVLLPLTFVMGPTASLITMAGVYYGAMYGGSRSSILINTPGDGAAVAATFDGYPMTLKGEAEAALAISAIASFIGGVIATILMVAVALPVARFALRFGPAEYFMLFVFALSATASMSKGDSLKGFIATLLGLMIATIGIDGQSGIKRFTFGILELEAGIDFLVVIIAVFALGEVFKSFRNIAEGHKKAQTKFGKIWISMAQWKRCMWPILRSSPFGFFIGALPGAGGTMASLLSYNNEKNLSDHPEEFGKGAIEGVAAPESANNAASVGAMIPMLTLGIPGSGTTAVMMGALLMLGLQPGPMLFQQQSTIVWALIASMFVGNIILAFINIPMAGALVRVLSVPPKILYPIVLGLAFVGTYAISYSVIDFYLLIIFGVVGYFLSAAKVPATPLILAVIIGNDMEQSFRQAFVISNGSLKIFFASPLCIVLFALTIISIVGPVLRDFIVKRKNIAAKT, encoded by the coding sequence ATGGAAACACTGAATTTTCTGTTCCAGGGACTGGGTATTGCAATACAGCCGCTGAACATACTGTGGGTTACCATCGGGGGAATCCTCGGAACGGTCATCGGTATGCTCCCCGGTCTGGGACCCGCCACGGGTGTGGCAGTCCTTTTGCCTTTGACTTTTGTGATGGGCCCTACGGCGTCCCTCATTACCATGGCGGGTGTCTACTACGGCGCCATGTACGGGGGATCCAGGTCCTCGATCCTGATCAATACCCCCGGAGACGGGGCCGCAGTGGCCGCAACCTTTGACGGGTATCCCATGACGCTGAAAGGTGAAGCGGAGGCGGCCCTGGCCATATCCGCCATTGCATCCTTTATCGGCGGGGTAATAGCGACAATCCTTATGGTGGCGGTTGCTCTTCCTGTGGCCCGCTTCGCCCTCAGATTCGGTCCCGCCGAATACTTCATGCTCTTTGTCTTTGCCCTTTCTGCCACCGCTTCCATGAGCAAGGGAGACAGTCTGAAGGGCTTTATTGCCACCCTGCTGGGATTGATGATTGCCACCATCGGTATAGACGGGCAGTCAGGAATCAAGCGCTTTACCTTCGGCATACTGGAACTGGAAGCGGGAATTGATTTTCTGGTCGTAATCATCGCCGTCTTTGCCCTGGGGGAAGTCTTCAAGAGCTTCCGGAACATTGCGGAGGGACATAAAAAGGCCCAGACAAAATTCGGGAAGATCTGGATAAGCATGGCCCAGTGGAAACGCTGTATGTGGCCCATCCTGCGCTCCTCGCCCTTCGGCTTCTTCATCGGAGCCCTGCCTGGCGCCGGAGGAACCATGGCCTCACTGCTCTCCTACAACAACGAAAAGAACCTCTCCGACCATCCCGAAGAGTTTGGAAAAGGAGCCATCGAAGGGGTCGCAGCTCCGGAGTCCGCCAATAATGCCGCATCAGTGGGAGCCATGATTCCGATGCTGACCCTGGGGATACCGGGATCCGGGACCACCGCCGTCATGATGGGAGCCCTTCTCATGCTTGGACTTCAGCCGGGGCCCATGCTGTTCCAGCAGCAGTCCACCATTGTCTGGGCCCTCATTGCGAGCATGTTCGTGGGAAATATCATCCTCGCTTTTATAAACATTCCCATGGCAGGTGCCCTGGTAAGAGTGCTGTCGGTTCCGCCGAAGATCCTCTATCCCATAGTGCTCGGTCTTGCCTTTGTGGGTACCTACGCCATCAGCTACAGTGTGATCGACTTTTATCTGCTGATAATTTTCGGTGTGGTGGGGTACTTTCTGTCAGCCGCCAAGGTTCCGGCAACGCCTCTGATTCTGGCGGTGATAATCGGAAACGATATGGAGCAGTCCTTCCGGCAGGCCTTTGTCATATCCAACGGCAGCCTGAAAATCTTCTTTGCCTCTCCCCTCTGTATCGTGCTGTTCGCTCTGACCATTATCTCTATTGTGGGGCCGGTGCTACGTGATTTTATCGTTAAAAGAAAGAACATCGCTGCAAAGACCTGA
- a CDS encoding tripartite tricarboxylate transporter TctB family protein produces MNMTLISGTVSFVIGLVVSWLSLNLPEASVGIPHAPKVFPAGLGFLMVICSAYLLLREFSRIRKNGKAEHEPRNPFLSKIVFTCIFGVLYALLFKPLGYVLSTFVFLQLELFLFNGAAKWRINTVVSLTFSLFIYLLFAKTLGVYLPQTPIIWF; encoded by the coding sequence ATGAATATGACACTGATTTCCGGAACAGTCTCCTTTGTTATCGGACTTGTTGTAAGCTGGCTGAGCCTGAATCTGCCCGAAGCAAGCGTCGGTATTCCTCATGCACCCAAGGTTTTTCCCGCGGGTCTGGGGTTCCTGATGGTGATCTGTTCCGCATATCTCCTGCTGCGGGAGTTTAGCCGGATAAGAAAAAATGGAAAAGCAGAGCACGAACCCAGGAATCCTTTTCTGTCGAAGATCGTATTTACCTGTATCTTCGGGGTTCTTTACGCCCTGCTGTTCAAACCCCTGGGGTATGTGCTTTCCACCTTCGTTTTTCTGCAGCTGGAGTTGTTCCTGTTCAACGGAGCAGCCAAATGGAGGATCAATACGGTGGTTTCGCTCACCTTCAGTCTTTTTATCTATCTGCTGTTTGCCAAGACCCTGGGGGTCTATCTTCCGCAAACACCGATCATCTGGTTTTAG
- a CDS encoding Bug family tripartite tricarboxylate transporter substrate binding protein — MKKIIVSLLVLAVCFALAAPILAEGQGEGGEVQYPKGALDFVAPSGAGGGWDLTIRTVAKVLKDTGLVKVPMPVRNNPGAGGAVHLASLQEKPKADNIITVYSPPLILTKLSGSTDLNYENVTPLANLIADYAVFVVKADSKYNSIMDVMNALKKDPKSVKIGGTSSAGSMDHIQFLIMAKAAGVKNLRQIDYVNFNDSGAAQVMGGHIDLFSTGLSEVRGLIESGDLKALAQTADHRVGEGVVAAIPTCMEAGIHETFVNWRGLFGPPEMPQYAVDFWVNTLNQMVKTEEWKQAKIKNGWDDYYMQGPEYLEFLKKVDQSYRGILDEIGMLAD; from the coding sequence ATGAAAAAAATCATTGTAAGCCTGCTGGTTCTTGCTGTCTGTTTTGCCCTGGCAGCCCCGATACTTGCCGAAGGGCAGGGAGAAGGCGGAGAGGTTCAGTACCCCAAAGGGGCCCTGGATTTCGTTGCACCCTCCGGTGCCGGCGGCGGATGGGACCTGACTATCCGTACCGTTGCCAAGGTTCTCAAGGATACGGGTCTGGTAAAAGTTCCCATGCCTGTCCGTAACAACCCGGGTGCCGGCGGGGCGGTACATCTTGCAAGCCTTCAGGAAAAACCCAAGGCGGACAACATCATTACTGTGTATTCGCCGCCTCTCATCCTTACCAAGCTTTCCGGTTCCACGGATCTCAACTACGAGAATGTGACTCCCCTGGCAAACCTGATAGCGGATTATGCGGTATTCGTTGTCAAAGCGGATTCCAAATACAACAGCATCATGGATGTTATGAATGCCCTGAAAAAGGACCCCAAAAGCGTTAAGATCGGCGGTACCTCTTCCGCGGGTTCCATGGACCATATCCAGTTCCTGATCATGGCAAAAGCAGCGGGAGTCAAGAACCTGCGGCAGATCGACTATGTAAACTTCAACGATTCCGGTGCAGCCCAGGTCATGGGCGGTCATATCGACCTCTTCTCCACCGGTTTGTCCGAGGTCCGCGGACTCATCGAGAGCGGAGACCTCAAAGCTCTGGCTCAGACTGCTGACCACCGGGTTGGAGAAGGCGTAGTCGCCGCCATTCCCACCTGTATGGAAGCCGGGATTCATGAAACCTTCGTCAACTGGCGCGGACTGTTCGGGCCTCCCGAAATGCCCCAGTACGCCGTTGATTTCTGGGTAAATACCCTGAACCAGATGGTCAAAACCGAAGAGTGGAAGCAGGCGAAGATCAAGAACGGCTGGGATGATTACTACATGCAAGGACCCGAATATCTTGAGTTCCTGAAAAAGGTAGACCAGTCATATCGCGGCATTCTCGATGAAATCGGCATGCTTGCCGACTGA
- the citF gene encoding citrate lyase subunit alpha: protein MSENAIGREIPDSIPGCEKLKPFQGAFANTPLVRQEKGNRNLPRLNKLLDTVEQAVLKTGLKDGMTISFHHHFRNGDKVVNMVLDVIANLGIKNLTLASSSLTTVHDELLPHIKNRVISRIITSGLRSRLGEQISAGIMDVPVLFHSHGGRARAVETGQIKIDVAFLGVPSSDVYGNANGFTGTSACGSLGYAIVDAKHASRVVLITDNLVEYPNTPFSIDQDLVDHIVVVDSVGDSSRIATGATRITSNPKDLLIAQNAADVIAYSPYFEDGFSLQTGSGGASLATTRYLSDYMRRRGVTCSWALGGITSQIVRMHQEGLIKRMLDVQSFDLDAVNSIAVNPMHTEIDASYYANPLNKGCAVNKLNVVVLSALEIDTNFNVNVLTGSDGIIMGASGGHSDTAVGSGLSVVVAPLIRGRISSVVDRVLTVVTPGESVDILVTDRGIAINPRRKDLVDYFHGSKLPLYTIQELKERAERVAGTPEPIKFGDKVVGLVEYRDGTIIDVIRNVAD from the coding sequence ATGTCTGAGAACGCGATTGGCCGGGAAATCCCGGATTCAATACCCGGCTGTGAAAAGCTGAAACCCTTCCAGGGGGCCTTTGCCAATACCCCGCTGGTGCGTCAGGAAAAGGGAAACCGCAACCTTCCCCGGCTGAACAAACTGCTGGATACGGTGGAGCAGGCGGTTCTGAAAACCGGGCTTAAAGACGGCATGACGATCTCGTTCCATCACCATTTCCGCAACGGCGACAAGGTCGTCAACATGGTATTGGATGTCATTGCCAACCTGGGAATAAAAAACCTGACTTTGGCAAGTTCTTCCCTGACGACTGTCCATGACGAACTGCTTCCGCATATTAAGAACAGGGTCATAAGCCGCATAATAACCAGCGGCCTCAGGAGCAGGCTCGGTGAGCAGATCTCCGCTGGAATCATGGATGTGCCGGTCCTGTTTCATTCCCACGGCGGCCGTGCCAGGGCCGTGGAGACGGGCCAGATAAAGATCGATGTCGCGTTTTTAGGGGTACCCTCCAGCGATGTATACGGAAATGCCAACGGCTTTACCGGGACATCCGCCTGCGGGTCCCTGGGCTATGCGATTGTCGACGCCAAGCATGCCTCCAGGGTCGTACTTATTACGGACAATCTGGTGGAATACCCGAACACTCCCTTCAGTATCGATCAGGACCTGGTGGACCATATCGTTGTCGTGGATTCCGTGGGGGACTCAAGCCGCATAGCCACAGGGGCGACCCGTATAACCAGTAACCCCAAGGACCTCCTGATCGCCCAGAACGCTGCTGATGTAATCGCCTATTCCCCCTATTTTGAAGACGGTTTCTCCCTGCAGACCGGTTCCGGCGGCGCCTCCCTGGCGACAACCCGCTACCTTTCGGATTACATGCGCAGGCGCGGGGTCACCTGCAGCTGGGCCCTTGGGGGAATAACCAGCCAGATAGTCAGGATGCACCAGGAGGGGCTCATAAAGAGGATGCTGGATGTCCAGAGCTTTGATCTGGATGCGGTGAACTCCATCGCCGTAAACCCCATGCACACGGAGATCGACGCCTCCTACTACGCGAACCCCCTGAACAAGGGCTGCGCAGTAAACAAGCTGAATGTTGTGGTCCTCAGTGCCCTGGAAATCGATACGAACTTCAACGTCAACGTGCTTACCGGTTCCGACGGCATCATCATGGGGGCCTCCGGTGGTCATTCCGATACCGCCGTCGGTTCCGGCCTTTCCGTGGTAGTCGCCCCGCTGATCCGGGGAAGGATCTCCAGTGTTGTGGACAGGGTCCTGACTGTCGTTACCCCCGGAGAGAGCGTGGATATCCTGGTTACCGACAGGGGAATTGCCATCAATCCCCGGCGCAAGGACCTGGTCGACTATTTCCACGGCAGCAAGCTGCCTCTGTACACCATTCAGGAACTGAAGGAACGGGCCGAACGGGTGGCGGGGACCCCGGAACCCATAAAGTTCGGTGACAAGGTCGTAGGACTCGTGGAATACCGGGACGGAACAATAATCGATGTCATACGCAACGTCGCGGATTAA
- a CDS encoding aldolase/citrate lyase family protein: MKLRRTMLYVPGGNAAMVKDAHIYRSDAIMFDLEDSIAVNEKDSARLLVFHALRTLNYEGTETVVRINGLDSPYGRDDIKAMVNAGPDIIRLPKTETARDIQDVEELIRQEEKAAGLEEGSIALMAAIESPLGILNAYQIATASSRLIGIAFGAEDYVTNMKTSRSRAGSEIFYARSALVTAARAAGIYALDTVFSDLNDEEGFVEEVRMAKQLGFDGKSIISPRQIRPVHDVFAPTEAEVEAALRVMRGIAEAKKRNTGVITVDGKMVDKPMVDRAERVIEMAKASGQRIPEEELHV; the protein is encoded by the coding sequence ATGAAACTGCGAAGAACAATGCTGTACGTTCCCGGGGGCAATGCCGCCATGGTCAAGGATGCCCATATATACCGTTCCGACGCGATAATGTTCGATCTGGAAGATTCCATCGCCGTAAACGAAAAAGACAGCGCCAGGCTCCTGGTTTTCCACGCTCTGCGCACCCTGAACTACGAAGGCACAGAAACGGTGGTCAGGATCAACGGCCTGGATTCGCCCTACGGCCGGGACGACATTAAAGCCATGGTCAACGCTGGACCCGATATAATCCGGCTTCCCAAGACCGAGACCGCCCGGGACATCCAGGATGTGGAGGAGCTTATTCGGCAGGAGGAGAAAGCCGCTGGCCTTGAAGAGGGCAGCATCGCCCTGATGGCCGCCATCGAAAGTCCCCTGGGAATCCTGAACGCCTACCAGATAGCCACCGCAAGTTCCCGGCTCATCGGCATTGCCTTTGGAGCGGAGGATTATGTCACCAACATGAAAACCTCCAGGAGCCGGGCAGGTTCGGAGATCTTCTATGCCCGTTCCGCCCTGGTAACTGCCGCCCGGGCCGCGGGAATCTATGCCCTGGATACGGTGTTTTCCGACCTGAACGATGAGGAAGGCTTTGTGGAAGAGGTCCGCATGGCCAAACAGCTCGGCTTCGACGGCAAGTCCATCATATCTCCCCGGCAGATCCGGCCGGTCCACGATGTTTTCGCCCCCACCGAGGCGGAAGTTGAGGCCGCCCTCCGGGTCATGCGCGGCATTGCGGAAGCGAAGAAGCGCAACACGGGTGTTATTACCGTGGACGGCAAGATGGTGGACAAGCCCATGGTCGACCGGGCCGAACGGGTAATCGAAATGGCCAAGGCTTCGGGCCAGCGTATCCCCGAGGAGGAGTTACATGTCTGA
- the citD gene encoding citrate lyase acyl carrier protein, with protein MKITKKGIAGTLESSDVLVTVSPPTDPGIKIELESIVKKQFGNRIIAVVNEVLEGLGIKDVHVSLQDKGALDCTVRARLEAAAYRAAGISQMRWRR; from the coding sequence GTGAAGATCACCAAAAAAGGCATTGCCGGGACTCTGGAGTCCAGCGATGTTCTTGTTACCGTCAGTCCCCCCACGGATCCGGGCATAAAGATCGAGCTGGAGAGCATCGTAAAAAAGCAGTTCGGAAACCGGATTATCGCCGTAGTCAACGAAGTCCTGGAAGGTCTTGGAATAAAGGATGTTCATGTAAGCCTGCAGGACAAGGGTGCCCTGGACTGCACCGTCAGGGCCCGCCTGGAAGCGGCAGCATACCGTGCCGCGGGCATAAGCCAGATGCGGTGGAGACGCTGA
- the citC gene encoding [citrate (pro-3S)-lyase] ligase, which produces MVRFLARHGLDYEDDIEYSIGIFNGETMVATGSLSGKVVKGVVVDEEHRGEDLTAKVLTYLKVRAHNRGIDSLFIYTLPQNRAHFNALGYTEIASTEEVLLLEDNSRNFSLFLSGLSRLNPMGLPAASLVMNCNPFTLGHRYLVERAAGENPLVLLFVVQEDRSVFPFHVRKKLIEDGVQDLENVRVIPGGDYIISNATFPSYFIKDKGKIFDAHTRLDLTIFGEKIAPAAGIRRRYVGQEPFCPVTRRYNQSMHEILPEYRLDVVEIERRESDNTAISASEVRRLIAAGKTEETAKIVPPSTYTYLTSAEAEDIRNKLQGGSA; this is translated from the coding sequence GTGGTCAGGTTTCTGGCCCGCCACGGCCTCGACTATGAGGACGATATTGAGTATTCCATCGGTATCTTCAACGGTGAGACCATGGTGGCCACCGGATCCCTTTCCGGAAAGGTTGTAAAAGGTGTCGTCGTCGATGAGGAGCACCGGGGCGAAGATCTTACCGCCAAAGTCCTGACCTATCTGAAGGTCCGGGCCCATAACCGGGGCATCGATTCCCTGTTTATTTACACACTGCCGCAGAACAGGGCGCATTTCAACGCCCTGGGATATACCGAGATAGCCTCCACGGAGGAGGTCCTCCTCCTGGAAGACAACAGCCGTAACTTCAGTCTGTTTCTTTCCGGACTCTCCAGGCTCAATCCCATGGGCCTGCCCGCAGCTTCCCTGGTAATGAACTGCAACCCCTTTACCCTGGGACATCGATACCTTGTGGAACGTGCTGCCGGAGAAAATCCCCTGGTTCTTTTATTTGTTGTTCAGGAGGATCGCTCGGTGTTTCCCTTTCACGTCCGGAAAAAGCTGATTGAGGATGGGGTGCAGGACCTTGAGAATGTACGGGTGATCCCCGGCGGGGACTATATTATCTCCAACGCCACGTTCCCCAGCTACTTCATCAAGGACAAGGGAAAGATTTTCGATGCCCATACCCGCCTGGACCTGACGATCTTTGGGGAGAAAATCGCCCCTGCCGCCGGAATCCGGCGCCGCTATGTCGGCCAGGAACCCTTCTGCCCGGTAACCAGGCGCTACAACCAGAGCATGCACGAAATCCTGCCGGAATACCGTCTCGATGTCGTGGAGATTGAGCGCCGGGAATCTGACAATACTGCCATCAGTGCATCCGAGGTCCGGCGCCTCATTGCCGCCGGTAAAACAGAAGAGACGGCGAAAATCGTACCTCCCAGTACCTACACATACCTGACTTCCGCGGAAGCGGAGGATATCCGCAACAAACTTCAAGGAGGATCTGCGTGA
- a CDS encoding response regulator, protein MLRVLIADDHPVLRRGLIQLMEESLSVSGIYETGKGCDVLSMLRKNPVDVLILDISLPDKDGMIVLAEVKQEFPDLPVLMLSIQPETQYAARALRLGAAGCLNKATAPEELVRALRQVARGEHYMNETTSSILLETIRHPGTALPHELLSERETQVMLSIASGKTLSEIADELYISVKTVSTYRSRLLEKMNLKNNAQLTQYVFRHKLMPMG, encoded by the coding sequence ATGCTGCGTGTACTGATAGCAGACGACCACCCGGTACTGCGCCGGGGGCTTATTCAGCTCATGGAAGAGTCCCTTTCGGTCTCCGGAATATACGAAACCGGGAAGGGCTGCGATGTACTTTCCATGCTGCGAAAGAACCCCGTTGATGTTCTTATCCTGGATATAAGCCTGCCGGACAAGGACGGAATGATTGTCCTGGCGGAGGTAAAGCAGGAGTTCCCCGACCTGCCTGTATTGATGCTGAGCATACAGCCGGAGACCCAGTACGCGGCCCGGGCCCTGAGACTCGGCGCGGCGGGCTGCCTGAATAAAGCGACAGCACCGGAAGAGCTTGTCCGGGCACTGCGTCAGGTGGCCCGGGGGGAACATTACATGAACGAAACGACCTCCAGTATTCTGCTGGAGACCATCCGGCACCCCGGTACCGCCCTGCCTCATGAGCTTCTGTCTGAACGGGAAACCCAGGTCATGCTCTCCATAGCATCGGGAAAAACCCTTTCGGAGATTGCCGACGAACTCTACATAAGCGTAAAAACCGTAAGTACCTACCGCAGCCGGCTGCTGGAGAAGATGAACCTGAAAAACAATGCTCAGCTTACCCAGTATGTCTTCAGGCACAAGCTGATGCCCATGGGCTGA